From the genome of Vicia villosa cultivar HV-30 ecotype Madison, WI linkage group LG2, Vvil1.0, whole genome shotgun sequence, one region includes:
- the LOC131648606 gene encoding uncharacterized protein LOC131648606: protein MENNGRFHMKKLYLGYLQHVPKVEWKGLLCGDRRITLKDRLAKFGRIDDIDCIFYNGVESLEHILFDCRYTKRIWEDVLSWIKVRHDPLGWNEEITWMIKICNSRNSRGQIVKMAIEEIIHETWWDRNLVVHSIDNSNKNTSKRDIDNIVNSMWGYPKLRGTLAQILML from the coding sequence ATGGAGAATAATGGCAGGTTTCATATGAAAAAATTGTATTTGGGTTATTTGCAACATGTACCAAAAGTAGAGTGGAAGGGTTTGTTATGCGGCGACAGAAGGATTACACTGAAAGATAGGCTGGCTAAGTTTGGTCGAATTGATGACATTGATTGTATCTTCTACAATGGTGTTGAATCTTTAGAACATATATTATTTGATTGTAGGTACACAAAACGGATTTGGGAGGACGTTCTTAGTTGGATTAAGGTGCGGCATGATCCTCTTGGCTGGAATGAGGAGATTACTTGGATGATAAAGATATGTAATAGCAGAAACTCACGTGGTCAAATAGTAAAAATGGCAATTGAGGAAATAATACACGAGACATGGTGGGATAGAAACCTAGTTGTTCATAGCATAGATAATAGTAACAAGAATACTTCAAAGAGAGATATAGATAATATTGTAAATAGTATGTGGGGTTACCCCAAACTTAGAGGGACATTAGCTCAAATATTGATGCTCTAG
- the LOC131645928 gene encoding protein neprosin-like produces MVFSSSMNCLLLHIFIVVSFVSPINSSQTQNHQSINQTFRSEQELQELKKTIATRLRQINKPAVKTIQVPNGDIIDCVLTHKQLAFDHPLLKGQKPMDFPKSLREHKQFDNMSDFQFWSLSGESCPEGTIPIRRVTEQDMLRAHSINSFGTKAANPFPHEHAVALVDKDEFFGAQATFNVWSPYLESQSEFSLSQMWLVSGSYGKDLNSIEAGWHIYPRLYGDNNPRFFVYWTADAYQSTGCHNLMCPGFVQTNKNFPVGGSIPKLSTYNGQQFGLPLKIMKDKNTGNWLLTIGDGNIVGYWPATLFTHLKYVADEVHFGGEIVNAKATGSHTSTAMGSGHFAEEGYGKAAYIRNMQVIDSDNNLIPLANPIYLASNPNCYNIQGNTSPKWGDHIYFGGPGRSDKCP; encoded by the exons ATGGTCTTTAGTTCTTCAATGAATTGTCTCCTCCTACACATTTTTATTgttgtttcttttgtttctccCATTAATTCTTCACAAACACAAAATCATCAATCAATTAATCAAACGTTTCGATCAGAGCAAGAacttcaagagttgaagaagaccATAGCTACTCGTCTTCGACAAATCAACAAACCTGCAGTTAAGACTATTCAG GTTCCTAATGGTGATATCATAGATTGCGTTTTGACTCATAAACAATTAGCTTTTGATCATCCTTTATTGAAAGGACAAAAACCAAtg GATTTTCCAAAAAGTCTAAGAGAGCATAAACAATTTGACAATATGAGTGACTTCCAATTTTGGAGTTTATCTGGTGAATCATGTCCTGAAGGAACAATTCCAATTAGAAGAGTAACAGAACAAGACATGTTAAGAGCTCACTCTATTAATAGCTTTGGAACAAAAGCCGCCAATCCCTTTCCTCATGAA CATGCAGTTGCATTAGTGGACAAGGATGAGTTCTTTGGAGCTCAAGCTACCTTCAACGTATGGAGCCCTTATCTGGAAAGTCAAAGTGAATTCAGTTTATCTCAAATGTGGCTCGTCTCTGGTTCATATGGAAAAGATCTCAATTCCATTGAAGCTGGTTGGCAT ATATACCCGCGACTCTATGGTGACAACAACCCGAGATTTTTTGTTTATTGGACg GCTGATGCATATCAAAGCACCGGGTGCCACAATTTAATGTGTCCAGGCTTTGTTCAAACTAACAAAAATTTTCCAGTTGGAGGTTCAATTCCAAAACTCTCTACATATAATGGACAGCAGTTTGGTCTTCCCTTAAAGATAATGAAG GATAAAAACACTGGAAATTGGTTGCTTACAATTGGAGATGGGAATATAGTTGGGTACTGGCCAGCTACCTTGTTCACACACTTGAAGTATGTTGCAGATGAAGTTCATTTTGGAGGAGAAATAGTGAATGCAAAAGCAACAGGGTCTCATACTTCCACTGCAATGGGTAGTGGACACTTTGCTGAAGAGGGTTATGGAAAAGCTGCATATAttagaaatatgcaagttatagATTCTGATAACAACTTGATTCCATTGGCAAATCCTATATATTTAGCATCAAATCCAAATTGTTATAACATACAAGGAAATACCAGTCCAAAGTGGGGGGATCACATTTACTTTGGTGGACCTGGCAGGAGTGATAAATGCCCCTAA